The following are from one region of the Nocardioides marmotae genome:
- a CDS encoding class I adenylate-forming enzyme family protein, whose protein sequence is MTSPARPQLATGDRVALLVPGSTTYLDAVLSLLARGVFPIPLDPRLTPHERDRVLAGLDPTLVVEDEATLAALVDPGCRRRLPRGRPMHVTSGTTGTPKGVFSGLLGEDDARALVAEERDLWGFAADDVNLVLSPLYHSAPLRFAMGTALAGGRVVVPGPFDPARVTAAIVAERPTTMFCVPTHLQRLFAHWDAEGWPDLSCFRLVAHAGAPCPDAVKRRLVEAFPAGSTWEFYGSTEGQFTACRSEEWLERPGTVGRARPGRRLRVAEDGTIWCAVPDFARFTYYGAPEKTAAAWQGTEFTVGDLGRLDDDGYLFLDGRREDLVISGGVNVYPLEVEQTLREHPGVEDVAVYGVPDEQWGQRVCAAVVGTAAEADLATYVRERLAPPKRPKTWSFLEELPRTLTGKVLRARLPR, encoded by the coding sequence GTGACCTCCCCGGCCCGCCCCCAGCTCGCGACCGGCGACCGGGTCGCCCTCCTGGTGCCCGGCTCGACGACGTACCTCGACGCGGTGCTCTCGCTGCTCGCCCGCGGGGTCTTCCCCATCCCGCTCGACCCGCGCCTGACGCCCCACGAGCGCGATCGCGTCCTCGCCGGGCTCGACCCCACGCTGGTCGTCGAGGACGAGGCGACGCTGGCGGCCCTGGTCGACCCGGGCTGCCGTCGCAGGCTGCCGCGGGGCCGGCCGATGCACGTCACCAGCGGCACCACCGGCACCCCGAAGGGGGTCTTCAGCGGCCTGCTCGGCGAGGACGACGCCCGGGCGCTCGTCGCGGAGGAGCGCGACCTGTGGGGCTTCGCCGCCGACGACGTGAACCTGGTGCTCAGCCCGCTCTACCACTCAGCGCCCCTGCGCTTCGCGATGGGCACGGCGCTGGCCGGCGGCCGGGTGGTCGTGCCAGGCCCGTTCGATCCCGCCCGGGTCACCGCGGCGATCGTGGCCGAGCGGCCCACCACGATGTTCTGCGTGCCGACCCACCTCCAGCGGCTCTTCGCGCACTGGGACGCCGAGGGGTGGCCGGACCTCTCCTGCTTCCGGCTCGTCGCCCACGCGGGCGCGCCCTGCCCCGATGCGGTCAAGCGGCGCCTGGTCGAGGCGTTCCCCGCGGGGTCGACATGGGAGTTCTACGGCTCGACCGAGGGTCAGTTCACCGCCTGCCGCAGCGAGGAGTGGCTCGAGCGGCCCGGCACCGTCGGGCGGGCCCGCCCCGGCCGGCGGCTGCGCGTCGCCGAGGACGGCACGATCTGGTGCGCCGTGCCCGACTTCGCCCGGTTCACCTACTACGGCGCACCCGAGAAGACCGCGGCCGCCTGGCAGGGCACGGAGTTCACCGTCGGCGACCTCGGCCGCCTCGACGACGACGGCTACCTCTTCCTCGACGGTCGCCGGGAGGACCTGGTGATCAGCGGCGGGGTCAACGTCTACCCGCTCGAGGTGGAGCAGACCCTGCGCGAGCACCCGGGGGTCGAGGACGTCGCGGTGTACGGCGTGCCCGACGAGCAGTGGGGCCAGCGGGTGTGCGCCGCGGTGGTCGGGACCGCGGCCGAGGCCGACCTGGCGACGTACGTCCGCGAGCGGCTGGCGCCGCCGAAGCGGCCGAAGACCTGGTCCTTCCTCGAGGAGCTCCCCCGCACCCTGACCGGGAAGGTGCTGCGCGCCCGGCTGCCCCGGTGA
- the coaE gene encoding dephospho-CoA kinase — MRVGLTGGIASGKSTVSAILSELGAVVIDGDALAREVVERGTPGLQRVVEAFGSGILTAEGDLDRPALGAIVFADEARRKELESIVHPLVFERIVELEGSADPDALVVHDIPLLAESGRAPTFDAVLVVDVPVETQVQRMLELRGMTREDAEARVRAQATREQRLAIATHVIDNTGTLEDLRRRVLEVHAELVGGAA; from the coding sequence ATGCGCGTGGGACTCACCGGCGGCATCGCGTCGGGCAAGAGCACGGTGTCGGCGATCCTCAGCGAGCTCGGCGCCGTCGTCATCGACGGCGACGCCCTGGCCCGCGAGGTGGTCGAGCGGGGGACGCCCGGCCTCCAGCGGGTCGTGGAGGCCTTCGGGTCCGGGATCCTCACCGCGGAGGGCGACCTGGACCGCCCCGCGCTCGGCGCGATCGTCTTCGCCGACGAGGCCCGCCGCAAGGAGCTCGAGTCGATCGTGCACCCGCTGGTCTTCGAGCGGATCGTCGAGCTCGAGGGCTCCGCCGACCCCGACGCCCTCGTCGTCCACGACATCCCGCTGCTCGCCGAGTCCGGCCGCGCGCCGACCTTCGACGCCGTCCTGGTCGTCGACGTGCCGGTCGAGACGCAGGTGCAGCGGATGCTCGAGCTGCGCGGCATGACCCGCGAGGACGCCGAGGCCCGGGTGCGGGCCCAGGCGACCCGCGAGCAGCGGCTGGCGATCGCCACCCACGTCATCGACAACACCGGCACCCTGGAGGACCTGCGCCGCCGCGTGCTGGAGGTCCACGCCGAGCTCGTCGGGGGAGCCGCGTGA
- a CDS encoding glycoside hydrolase family 3 N-terminal domain-containing protein — MRRALPALGLAAVLTLGACSGAGDGAQQGSAGAGSGASSSATASSAPADPDAPTGWGPTEGELAQARALVADWDAARLAGQVIVGRFQGHDAQEAAAMVRDLHLSGLCVTSGNVVDAEQVRALNAAVSEAVAADGRTFPAILGVDQEGGSVSHLRGIATEFPSFAHAGPAVEQGPAGREVVRRAAETTGLELRDLGFTWVFAPVADVTVGAADPTIGTRSPSTDPALASAAVQEAVAGFNAAGIVSTTKHFPGHGSVTADSHESLPVLGRTAEELATTDLPPFEAAVEAQAPAVMIGHLDVEAIDPGVPSSLSAPVYDFLREDVGFAGVTITDSLGMGAVMGREKPAVTALNAGADLLLMPPDTRHTHAVVTEAIETGEVTRERAEEAAAMVVALQLWQQRVADEVEVPGDVVELAGEASRELDAMY, encoded by the coding sequence GTGAGGCGCGCCCTGCCCGCCCTCGGCCTGGCCGCCGTGCTCACCCTCGGCGCCTGCTCGGGCGCGGGCGACGGCGCGCAGCAGGGCTCGGCCGGCGCCGGGTCCGGCGCCTCCTCCTCCGCGACCGCGTCGAGCGCGCCCGCCGACCCCGACGCGCCCACCGGCTGGGGCCCCACGGAGGGCGAGCTGGCGCAGGCCCGCGCACTGGTCGCGGACTGGGACGCCGCCCGGCTGGCCGGGCAGGTCATCGTCGGCCGCTTCCAGGGCCACGACGCCCAGGAGGCCGCCGCGATGGTGCGCGACCTGCACCTCTCCGGCCTGTGCGTGACCTCCGGCAACGTCGTCGACGCCGAGCAGGTCCGCGCGCTCAACGCCGCGGTCTCCGAGGCGGTCGCCGCCGACGGCCGCACCTTCCCCGCGATCCTCGGCGTGGACCAGGAGGGCGGGTCGGTCAGCCACCTGCGCGGGATCGCCACGGAGTTCCCCTCCTTCGCCCACGCAGGCCCCGCGGTCGAGCAGGGCCCGGCCGGCCGCGAGGTCGTACGCCGTGCGGCCGAGACCACCGGGCTGGAGCTGCGCGACCTCGGGTTCACCTGGGTCTTCGCGCCCGTGGCCGACGTGACCGTCGGCGCGGCCGACCCGACGATCGGCACCCGCTCGCCCTCGACCGACCCCGCGCTCGCCTCCGCCGCGGTCCAGGAGGCCGTCGCCGGCTTCAACGCGGCCGGGATCGTCTCGACGACCAAGCACTTCCCCGGCCACGGGTCGGTGACCGCGGACAGCCACGAGTCGCTGCCGGTGCTGGGGCGCACCGCCGAGGAGCTGGCGACGACCGACCTGCCGCCGTTCGAGGCGGCCGTCGAGGCGCAGGCGCCGGCGGTGATGATCGGCCACCTCGACGTCGAGGCGATCGACCCGGGCGTGCCGTCGAGCCTCTCCGCGCCGGTCTATGACTTCCTGCGCGAGGACGTCGGGTTCGCCGGCGTCACGATCACCGACTCCCTCGGCATGGGCGCCGTCATGGGCCGCGAGAAGCCGGCCGTCACCGCGCTCAACGCCGGCGCCGACCTGCTGCTCATGCCGCCCGACACCCGCCACACCCACGCGGTCGTCACCGAGGCGATCGAGACCGGCGAGGTCACCCGCGAGCGGGCCGAGGAGGCCGCCGCCATGGTCGTCGCGCTCCAGCTGTGGCAGCAGCGGGTCGCGGACGAGGTCGAGGTGCCTGGAGATGTCGTCGAGCTCGCGGGAGAGGCCTCCCGCGAGCTCGACGCGATGTACTGA
- a CDS encoding sigma-70 family RNA polymerase sigma factor — protein MATRTAQSGAREIEGRDSVGLYLDEIARNALLDAAAEVELSKTIEAGLYAEHLLAEGRVGRRKGGAPMTASREELEWLAEEGRKAVDQFITANLRLVVSIARKYGRAQMPMLDLIQEGNTGLIRAVEKFDYTKGYKFSTYATWWVRQAITRGIAQQARVVRLPVHVVEELNQVGGARRTLERQLGRDPEPHEIATELGMDVDRVLDLMSWGREHVSLDSPVDDDGDTSLGDLMAQETAPGPDLTVLDTESRDRLNSLVGHLDDRAADIIRSRYGLTDGRQHKLADIGAKHGISAERVRQLEREALQKLRRIADPDLAA, from the coding sequence ATGGCGACACGCACCGCACAGTCCGGGGCACGTGAGATCGAGGGGCGCGACAGCGTCGGTCTCTACCTGGACGAGATCGCCCGCAACGCCTTGCTGGACGCCGCCGCCGAGGTCGAGCTCTCCAAGACCATCGAGGCCGGCCTGTACGCCGAGCACCTGCTCGCCGAGGGCCGCGTGGGGCGCCGCAAGGGCGGGGCCCCGATGACGGCCTCCCGCGAGGAGCTGGAGTGGCTCGCGGAGGAGGGCCGCAAGGCCGTCGACCAGTTCATCACCGCCAACCTCCGTCTCGTCGTCTCGATCGCCCGCAAGTACGGCCGCGCGCAGATGCCGATGCTCGACCTGATCCAGGAGGGCAACACCGGCCTGATCCGCGCGGTCGAGAAGTTCGACTACACCAAGGGCTACAAGTTCTCCACCTACGCCACCTGGTGGGTGCGCCAGGCGATCACCCGTGGCATCGCCCAGCAGGCCCGGGTCGTCCGACTCCCCGTCCACGTGGTCGAGGAGCTCAACCAGGTCGGCGGCGCGCGCCGCACCCTGGAGCGCCAGCTGGGCCGCGACCCCGAGCCGCACGAGATCGCCACGGAGCTCGGCATGGACGTCGACCGCGTGCTGGACCTGATGTCGTGGGGCCGCGAGCACGTCAGCCTCGACTCCCCCGTCGACGACGACGGCGACACCTCGCTGGGCGACCTGATGGCCCAGGAGACCGCCCCGGGGCCGGACCTGACGGTGCTGGACACCGAGTCCCGCGACCGGCTCAACAGCCTGGTCGGTCACCTCGACGACCGGGCCGCCGACATCATCCGCTCCCGCTACGGGCTCACCGACGGCCGCCAGCACAAGCTGGCCGACATCGGCGCCAAGCACGGGATCTCCGCCGAGCGGGTCCGCCAGCTCGAGCGGGAGGCGCTGCAGAAGCTGCGCCGGATCGCCGACCCGGACCTGGCCGCCTGA
- a CDS encoding S9 family peptidase gives MHPPVVPPVAARRPTSREIHGLTRVDDYEWLRDKDSPEVLAHLEAENAYTQERTAHLADLRATIFEEIKARTRETDLSVPTRNRGHWYYGRTFAGKEYGATCRVPVTDPDDWTPPTPAEDCAPDEPALPGEQVLLDLDELAEGHEFFSLGGSAVSPDGNLLAYSTDTVGDERYTVRVKDLTTGELLPDEITGVIGGATWDRAGEHLYYTTIDDSWRADKIWRHRLGTTQADDELVHHETDGRFWVGVGRTRSDRFIVVAAGSKVTSEYRYLDADHPELGLQVFAERVEGVEYTLDHAVIAGEDRFLVLHNAAGPDFEIGLAPVAPTPIADLVPLVPHDPAVRLEDVDAFAGHLVVHQRSNGLTQLRIIELGEDGPGEDYLVEFDRPLYTVGSGGNPGFHQPTVRIGWTTMVVPSSVYDYDVRTRELTLLKQAPVLGGYDPADYQEHRLWATAEDGERIPISIVCRRDAREDATMGTAPVPTLLYGYGAYEASIDPYFSIARLSLLDRGAAFAIAHVRGGGEMGRRWYDDGKLMRKQNTFSDFVACARHLVDRGWTTPETLVAEGGSAGGLLMGAVANQAPEMFAGIVAGVPFVDALTTMLDATLPLTVTEYDEWGNPEADPEVYAYMASYAPYDNVAARGYPPILAETSLHDTRVLYVEPAKWVARIRAAEPEADVLLRTEMSAGHGGVSGRYKAWHDRAFSLAWMLDRMGLADR, from the coding sequence ATGCACCCCCCCGTCGTCCCACCCGTCGCCGCCCGCCGCCCGACCAGCCGAGAGATCCACGGGCTCACCCGCGTCGACGACTACGAGTGGCTGCGCGACAAGGACTCCCCCGAGGTCCTCGCGCACCTCGAGGCCGAGAACGCCTACACCCAGGAGCGCACCGCGCACCTCGCCGACCTGCGCGCCACGATCTTCGAGGAGATCAAGGCGCGCACCCGCGAGACCGACCTGTCGGTCCCGACCCGCAACCGCGGGCACTGGTACTACGGGCGCACCTTCGCCGGCAAGGAGTACGGCGCCACCTGCCGCGTCCCGGTGACCGACCCCGACGACTGGACCCCGCCGACGCCCGCGGAGGACTGCGCCCCCGACGAGCCGGCGCTGCCCGGCGAGCAGGTGCTGCTCGACCTCGACGAGCTGGCCGAGGGGCACGAGTTCTTCTCCCTGGGCGGGTCGGCGGTCAGCCCCGACGGGAACCTGCTGGCCTACTCCACCGACACCGTGGGCGACGAGCGCTACACCGTCCGGGTCAAGGACCTCACCACCGGCGAGCTGCTGCCCGACGAGATCACCGGCGTGATCGGCGGCGCCACCTGGGACCGCGCCGGGGAGCACCTCTACTACACGACCATCGACGACTCCTGGCGCGCCGACAAGATCTGGCGCCACCGGCTCGGCACCACCCAGGCCGACGACGAGCTCGTCCACCACGAGACCGACGGCCGGTTCTGGGTCGGCGTGGGCCGCACCCGCTCGGACCGGTTCATCGTCGTGGCCGCCGGCTCCAAGGTCACCTCGGAGTACCGCTACCTCGACGCCGACCACCCCGAGCTCGGCCTCCAGGTCTTCGCCGAGCGGGTCGAGGGCGTCGAGTACACCCTCGACCATGCCGTCATCGCCGGCGAGGACCGCTTCCTGGTGCTGCACAACGCGGCCGGGCCGGACTTCGAGATCGGCCTCGCCCCGGTCGCCCCGACCCCGATCGCCGACCTCGTCCCGCTGGTGCCGCACGACCCCGCCGTCCGCCTCGAGGACGTCGACGCCTTCGCCGGCCACCTCGTGGTCCACCAGCGCAGCAACGGCCTGACCCAGCTGCGGATCATCGAGCTCGGCGAGGACGGCCCGGGCGAGGACTACCTCGTGGAGTTCGACAGGCCGCTCTACACCGTCGGCTCCGGCGGCAACCCCGGCTTCCACCAGCCCACCGTCCGGATCGGCTGGACCACGATGGTGGTGCCGTCCTCGGTCTACGACTACGACGTGCGCACCCGCGAGCTGACCCTGCTCAAGCAGGCGCCGGTGCTCGGCGGCTACGACCCCGCCGACTACCAGGAGCACCGGCTCTGGGCCACCGCGGAGGACGGCGAGCGGATCCCGATCTCCATCGTCTGCCGCCGCGACGCCCGCGAGGACGCCACGATGGGCACCGCGCCGGTCCCGACCCTCCTCTACGGCTACGGCGCCTACGAGGCCTCGATCGACCCCTACTTCTCCATCGCGCGGCTCTCCCTGCTCGACCGGGGTGCGGCCTTCGCCATCGCCCACGTGCGCGGCGGCGGCGAGATGGGCCGGCGCTGGTACGACGACGGCAAGCTGATGCGCAAGCAGAACACCTTCTCCGACTTCGTCGCCTGCGCCCGCCACCTCGTCGACCGCGGCTGGACGACCCCGGAGACGCTGGTCGCCGAGGGCGGGAGCGCCGGCGGGCTGCTCATGGGCGCGGTCGCCAACCAGGCGCCGGAGATGTTCGCCGGGATCGTCGCGGGCGTCCCGTTCGTCGACGCGCTGACCACGATGCTCGACGCGACGCTCCCGCTGACCGTCACCGAGTACGACGAGTGGGGCAACCCCGAGGCCGACCCGGAGGTCTACGCCTACATGGCCTCCTACGCGCCGTACGACAACGTCGCGGCCCGCGGCTACCCGCCGATCCTGGCCGAGACCTCCCTCCACGACACCCGCGTGCTCTACGTCGAGCCGGCCAAGTGGGTGGCCCGGATCCGCGCGGCCGAGCCGGAGGCCGACGTGCTGCTGCGCACCGAGATGTCGGCCGGCCACGGCGGCGTCTCCGGGCGCTACAAGGCCTGGCACGACCGGGCCTTCAGCCTTGCCTGGATGCTCGACCGGATGGGCCTGGCCGACCGCTGA
- a CDS encoding 5-oxoprolinase subunit PxpA: MDTRPAVDLNADLGEEVTDDTALLAIVTSANVACGYHAGNAAIMRAVCAEAAERGVVVGAQVSYDDREGFGRVARDVPAAVLREQVADQVGTLASIAAAAGTSVRYVKPHGALYHRVIDDAEQAAAVLAGSGDLPVLGMPGRFLDLALTAGREVWHEGFPDRAYAADGRLVARGEPGAVLEDAGAIASAALRLAPGVDSLCLHGDTPGAVAHASAVRSALVGAGWELRGLGRA; this comes from the coding sequence GTGGACACCCGACCCGCCGTCGACCTCAACGCCGACCTGGGTGAGGAGGTCACCGACGACACCGCCCTGCTGGCCATCGTGACCAGCGCGAACGTCGCCTGCGGCTACCACGCCGGCAACGCCGCGATCATGCGCGCGGTGTGCGCCGAGGCGGCCGAGCGCGGGGTCGTCGTGGGCGCGCAGGTCTCCTACGACGACCGGGAGGGCTTCGGCCGGGTCGCCCGCGACGTACCGGCCGCGGTGCTGCGCGAGCAGGTCGCCGACCAGGTGGGCACGCTGGCGTCGATCGCCGCCGCGGCCGGGACCTCGGTGCGCTACGTCAAGCCGCACGGGGCGCTCTACCACCGGGTGATCGACGACGCCGAGCAGGCGGCGGCGGTGCTCGCCGGCTCCGGCGACCTGCCCGTGCTCGGCATGCCGGGCCGCTTCCTCGACCTCGCGCTGACCGCGGGCCGGGAGGTGTGGCACGAGGGCTTCCCGGACCGGGCGTACGCCGCGGACGGGCGGCTCGTGGCGCGCGGCGAGCCCGGGGCGGTCCTCGAGGACGCCGGGGCGATCGCCTCCGCGGCGCTGCGGCTCGCGCCCGGCGTGGACTCGCTGTGCCTGCACGGCGACACCCCCGGCGCGGTCGCCCACGCGAGCGCCGTCCGCTCCGCGCTGGTCGGCGCGGGGTGGGAGCTGCGCGGGCTGGGCCGGGCGTGA
- a CDS encoding 5-oxoprolinase subunit B family protein translates to MSVRARPFGPSAVLVEVDGPAEALALAAWVRTEGLPVVEVVPAAATVLLDGTDPAVVLDALAGWTPEAAAPAGGLVEVPVVYDGEDLAYVAERWGVDIDEAVERHAATAFVSAFCGFAPGFAYLTGLPDELAVPRLDSPRPRVPAGSVALAGTWCGVYPTASPGGWRILGRTDVALWDPDRPTPALLAPGTRVRFVRA, encoded by the coding sequence GTGAGCGTGCGCGCCCGGCCGTTCGGGCCGTCCGCGGTGCTGGTCGAGGTCGACGGGCCCGCGGAGGCGCTCGCGCTGGCGGCCTGGGTCCGCACGGAGGGGCTGCCCGTCGTCGAGGTGGTGCCCGCGGCCGCGACCGTGCTGCTCGACGGCACCGACCCCGCGGTCGTGCTGGACGCCCTCGCCGGGTGGACCCCCGAGGCCGCGGCGCCGGCGGGCGGGCTGGTCGAGGTGCCGGTCGTCTACGACGGCGAGGACCTCGCCTACGTCGCCGAGCGCTGGGGCGTGGACATCGACGAGGCGGTCGAGCGGCACGCAGCGACCGCGTTCGTCTCCGCCTTCTGCGGGTTCGCGCCCGGCTTCGCCTACCTCACGGGGCTGCCCGACGAGCTCGCCGTGCCGCGGCTGGACTCCCCGCGGCCGCGGGTCCCGGCCGGGTCGGTCGCGCTGGCCGGCACCTGGTGCGGTGTCTACCCGACCGCCTCGCCGGGCGGCTGGCGGATCCTCGGGCGCACCGACGTCGCGCTCTGGGACCCCGACCGGCCGACGCCGGCCCTGCTCGCGCCGGGCACCCGCGTGCGGTTCGTGCGCGCATGA
- a CDS encoding biotin-dependent carboxyltransferase family protein, producing MSLRVLAAGHLTTVQDRGRPGHAHLGVPRAGALDGPAAALANRLVGNPADAAVLEVTLGGLVVRAEVGRWVAVTGAEGPVHVDGAPRGHARAEWLPAGSALSIGTPRRGVRSYVAVGGGLAVEPVLGSRSTDTLGWTGPPRVVDGAVLPVGEPGGGPAPHETPRPPAAGPLRVHPGPRADWFAGDPLARLCAAAYTVQAASNRVGLRLDGPPLERSRAGELASEGMVLGAVQVPPDGRPVVFLADHPVTGGYPVVAVVDPADLWRCAQLRPGEEVRFIPA from the coding sequence ATGAGCCTGCGGGTCCTGGCCGCCGGCCACCTCACCACCGTGCAGGACCGGGGGCGCCCCGGCCACGCGCACCTCGGCGTGCCCCGCGCCGGCGCCCTCGACGGGCCCGCCGCCGCGCTCGCGAACCGGCTCGTCGGCAACCCCGCGGATGCCGCCGTGCTCGAGGTGACCCTCGGCGGGCTGGTCGTCCGCGCCGAGGTCGGCCGCTGGGTCGCGGTGACCGGCGCCGAGGGGCCGGTGCACGTCGACGGAGCGCCCCGCGGGCACGCCCGCGCCGAGTGGCTGCCCGCCGGCTCCGCCCTCTCGATCGGTACGCCGCGGCGCGGGGTCCGCTCCTACGTCGCCGTCGGCGGGGGTCTCGCGGTCGAGCCGGTGCTCGGGTCCCGCTCGACCGACACGCTCGGCTGGACCGGCCCGCCCCGGGTGGTGGACGGCGCGGTGCTCCCCGTCGGCGAGCCCGGGGGCGGGCCGGCGCCCCACGAGACGCCCCGGCCGCCCGCGGCCGGTCCGCTGCGCGTGCACCCCGGCCCGCGGGCCGACTGGTTCGCCGGCGACCCGCTCGCCCGGTTGTGCGCCGCGGCGTACACGGTGCAGGCGGCGTCGAACCGGGTCGGCCTCCGGCTCGACGGCCCGCCGCTGGAGCGCTCGCGGGCGGGGGAGCTGGCGAGCGAGGGGATGGTCCTCGGCGCGGTGCAGGTGCCGCCCGACGGGCGGCCGGTGGTCTTCCTCGCTGACCACCCGGTCACCGGCGGCTACCCGGTCGTCGCGGTCGTCGACCCCGCGGACCTGTGGCGGTGCGCGCAGCTGCGCCCGGGCGAGGAGGTCCGGTTCATTCCGGCGTAG
- a CDS encoding DNA polymerase IV yields MRAHASVLHLDLDAFFAAVEQRDKPSLRGKPVVVGGVGGRGVVSTASYEARVYGVRSAMSTREARSRCPHAAFLSGRFHAYRDASHAVMSLLRSVSPLVEPLSLDEAFVDLERADLPDLEVPTVTAFAEELRGRVTEATRGLTASVGVGTSKFIAKVASDLDKPDGLVVVPPGTEQELLRPMHVSVIPGVGPATVERLRRAGIHTVAELESVDLDELVRLVGKAHGSGLFHLARALDDRPVVAEREAKSVSVEGTYDTDLTDRRLMEALLTRQAGEVAGRLRKHGLSGRTVTIKVRLHDFTTLSRSTTLASPTDSSATVARLARTLLADLDTSGGVRLLGVGVSGLADWVQEDLFGEAEAEEELPAIEIPHHSRRTWAPGMDVVHTDHGRGWVWGSGRGVVTVRFETAESPAGPVRSFAEDDPALSAWVPPPLPGEDPEDPEDPEEPLVEPPTPE; encoded by the coding sequence GTGCGCGCACACGCCTCGGTCCTCCACCTCGACCTCGACGCCTTCTTCGCCGCCGTCGAGCAGCGCGACAAGCCCTCCCTGCGCGGCAAGCCGGTCGTCGTCGGCGGGGTCGGCGGCCGGGGCGTGGTCTCGACGGCCTCCTACGAGGCCCGGGTGTACGGCGTCCGCTCGGCCATGTCGACCCGCGAGGCGCGCTCGCGGTGCCCGCACGCGGCGTTCCTCAGCGGCCGCTTCCACGCCTACCGCGACGCCTCGCACGCGGTCATGTCGCTGCTGCGCTCGGTCTCCCCGCTGGTCGAGCCGCTGTCGCTGGACGAGGCGTTCGTCGACCTCGAGCGGGCCGACCTGCCCGACCTGGAGGTGCCGACGGTGACCGCGTTCGCCGAGGAGCTCCGCGGGCGGGTGACCGAGGCGACCCGCGGGCTCACGGCGTCGGTCGGCGTGGGCACGAGCAAGTTCATCGCCAAGGTCGCCAGCGACCTCGACAAGCCCGACGGGCTCGTGGTCGTCCCACCCGGGACCGAGCAGGAACTGCTGCGGCCGATGCACGTCAGCGTCATCCCCGGCGTCGGCCCCGCGACGGTCGAGCGGCTGCGCCGGGCGGGGATCCACACGGTGGCCGAGCTGGAGTCGGTCGACCTCGACGAGCTCGTCCGCCTGGTCGGCAAGGCCCACGGATCGGGCCTGTTCCACCTCGCCCGCGCCCTCGACGACCGGCCGGTGGTGGCCGAGCGCGAGGCGAAGTCGGTCAGCGTCGAGGGCACCTACGACACCGACCTCACCGACCGGCGGCTGATGGAGGCCCTGCTCACCCGGCAGGCCGGCGAGGTCGCGGGGCGGCTGCGCAAGCACGGGCTCTCGGGACGCACCGTGACGATCAAGGTGCGGCTGCACGACTTCACCACCCTGAGCCGGTCCACCACGCTCGCCTCCCCCACCGACAGCTCCGCCACCGTGGCCCGGCTCGCCCGCACCCTCCTGGCCGACCTCGACACCTCCGGCGGCGTCCGGCTGCTCGGCGTCGGCGTCTCCGGGCTGGCCGACTGGGTCCAGGAGGACCTCTTCGGCGAGGCCGAGGCCGAGGAGGAGCTGCCCGCGATCGAGATCCCCCACCACTCCCGCCGCACCTGGGCGCCCGGCATGGACGTGGTGCACACCGACCACGGCCGCGGCTGGGTGTGGGGATCGGGCCGGGGCGTGGTGACGGTCCGGTTCGAGACCGCGGAGAGCCCCGCCGGTCCGGTGCGCTCCTTCGCCGAGGACGACCCCGCGCTCAGCGCGTGGGTGCCGCCGCCGCTCCCCGGTGAGGACCCCGAGGACCCCGAGGACCCCGAGGAGCCGCTCGTCGAGCCACCTACGCCGGAATGA
- a CDS encoding DUF4192 domain-containing protein — MTTSLPATGRSRYTARTPEDLLAAVPVVLGFRPQESVVLLTFGADHPFHARVDLPLTQADADATAQTLLEPSLRHGVRVVAVVVLTGNERAGARAARATIRAFTRAGIDVVEAIRAHEGRWYVACGPRGAVPAHGVPYDVSAHPFTAQAVLEGRVTLGSREELADSLAPRPEAVDAVLEAVVALPGGESSVAVESGWATALVGRHVADGTSPTDAEVARLVVAMLDVAVRDAVWGLMGRADADRHARFWTDVVRRTPDAFLADPAAVLAFAAWLCGHGALAWCAVDRCQDVAPGHRLAGYIAHVLTQAIPPSVWEPGAGRADDGGAGRGAG, encoded by the coding sequence ATGACCACATCCCTCCCGGCCACCGGCCGTTCCCGGTACACCGCCCGCACCCCCGAGGACCTCCTCGCCGCCGTGCCCGTCGTCCTCGGCTTCCGCCCGCAGGAGTCGGTCGTGCTGCTGACCTTCGGCGCCGACCACCCCTTCCACGCCCGCGTCGACCTGCCCCTGACCCAGGCCGACGCCGACGCCACCGCCCAGACCCTGCTCGAGCCGTCGCTGCGCCACGGCGTGCGCGTCGTCGCGGTCGTCGTCCTCACCGGGAACGAGCGGGCCGGCGCCCGGGCCGCCCGCGCCACGATCCGGGCCTTCACCCGGGCCGGCATCGACGTCGTCGAGGCGATCCGGGCCCACGAGGGGCGGTGGTACGTCGCCTGCGGGCCCCGCGGCGCGGTGCCGGCCCACGGCGTCCCCTACGACGTCTCGGCGCATCCGTTCACCGCCCAGGCCGTGCTGGAGGGCCGGGTCACCCTCGGCTCGCGCGAGGAGCTGGCCGACTCCCTGGCGCCCCGGCCCGAGGCGGTGGACGCCGTCCTGGAGGCGGTGGTCGCGCTGCCGGGCGGTGAGTCGTCGGTGGCCGTCGAGAGCGGGTGGGCCACTGCCCTGGTCGGCCGCCACGTCGCCGACGGCACGAGCCCGACCGACGCCGAGGTGGCGCGGCTGGTGGTGGCGATGCTCGACGTCGCGGTGCGCGACGCGGTGTGGGGGCTGATGGGGCGCGCCGACGCCGACCGGCACGCCCGGTTCTGGACCGACGTCGTCCGGCGCACGCCCGATGCGTTCCTGGCCGACCCCGCGGCCGTGCTCGCCTTCGCCGCCTGGCTCTGCGGGCATGGCGCCCTGGCCTGGTGCGCCGTCGACCGCTGCCAGGACGTCGCCCCCGGCCACCGGCTCGCGGGCTACATCGCCCACGTGCTCACCCAGGCGATCCCGCCGTCGGTCTGGGAGCCGGGCGCCGGTCGTGCGGATGACGGGGGCGCCGGGCGCGGGGCCGGCTGA